The Halanaerobiaceae bacterium ANBcell28 genome contains a region encoding:
- a CDS encoding HTH domain-containing protein: MDRTQEIERIREDIIELFGRAVGEYGMNETIGRIYGLLYFEEAPLSLQKIAENLAVSKATISNNIRILLELSMVKKSWRKGSRKDFYIAEKDFEKIIQHVLKTKEIHLAQLFKESLARTMEKYQSLANKTDDIQTREYIAKDIEKIEYLKQWIDKGESWLKFFLELNFSEEPTEEVKEIEIDWDE, encoded by the coding sequence TTGGATAGGACACAGGAGATAGAACGTATTAGAGAAGATATAATTGAACTTTTTGGTAGGGCTGTTGGCGAATATGGAATGAATGAAACAATAGGTAGGATTTATGGCCTTTTATATTTTGAAGAAGCCCCTCTGTCATTACAGAAGATAGCAGAAAACTTAGCTGTCAGTAAAGCAACAATTAGTAACAATATACGTATCTTATTGGAACTCAGTATGGTAAAAAAAAGCTGGCGTAAGGGAAGCAGAAAGGACTTCTATATTGCAGAAAAGGATTTTGAAAAGATAATCCAACATGTACTGAAAACTAAGGAAATACACTTAGCACAATTATTTAAAGAAAGTCTTGCTAGAACTATGGAAAAATATCAGAGTTTAGCTAATAAAACAGATGATATCCAGACTAGAGAATATATTGCTAAGGATATAGAGAAAATTGAATATCTAAAACAATGGATTGACAAAGGTGAATCATGGCTAAAGTTCTTTTTAGAGCTTAATTTTTCTGAAGAGCCTACAGAAGAAGTAAAAGAAATTGAAATAGATTGGGATGAATAA